The Pontibacter korlensis sequence TTACATCCGTTTCTTCTTTAAATTGCTGAAGTACCTCGGGATGATCTTGTGTGAACTTCCGAAGGAACGTTTTTGAAAAAGGGTTTTCTTCTTCTACACTCTTCTTCGTAACATAAGGGGTGCCATCTTTTCTCTTCTGCACTAGTGCACTTCCTAGTGTCAGATGCTCATTCTGTAGATAATCTAGAACAAACTGCTCATAATATTTTGTAGGAGTGTATGATTTAGAAAACGATACAATTCCTTTGGGTACTAGTAATATCTTCTTGTTGTTTATCACGAGCATTTCTGTATACTCGGATATCCAAGCATTATCAGCCCTACTCCAGAAATATCCGCTTGTAACACCTTTCCTCAAAGGAATATTGTGAAGGTTGCACTGGTTTTGGGTGTACTGTATTAGATGTTTGGTAATAATATTAGTGGTCATATCTGACAACTTGTCCTTGCCAAAGTTGTCTACGAAAAGAATATTATCTTCAATATCTCGAATTAAGCCTGTTTGTATGGCACGGCTCTTAAGAAGGCTCTCATAAATTTTTACTGCATCCGTATCACCCACACCTCTTCCACGAGGGTCTCCCATGGACATTCCTAAACATGTGGAGTTTGGCTCACTAAGATGAGCAAACAGGGCCTTAGCTTCAGGTTCATTATTATTCCTAATCAGATTAACTAATCTGTCGAAAAAGCTTTTTATAGTTAAAGTCGCTTCTACAGACCAGTTATCTCTCTTTATGCTAAGAAAAAAAGGATCGATAAACAATGGGAGGTCTTGGCCGATATCGATATCAACAAAATCTAATTCGGCCTGAGACTTATTCAATCCTAGAATTTGGTTAATCTTCATAATGTGCTAAGTAACTATTTCTTTAATTAGTTAATTTAAATATAGTGATATATTTTTTACCTTGCCAAAGAATAAAGAAACGGAGCACTCTTATAAGGTTAGCAGCTTACAGAAATTAATATTTAAGGCCTTGCTTAATGCATGAAGTGTACTGAGTGTAGGATTTATTTCTCCTCGCTCTATTCTCCCAACTTGATAGGAATATCCGCTTCATTCGCGAGCTACTCCTGAGTAAATCCAGCAGCTGTTCTCAGTTCCCTGAGATGGGTACCAAACTCCTGTATTAGCTTTTTGTCGCGAACTCTAATCACGCGTCCAAGAAGGCACGTTTGCAGTGGTTTTATAAACACATATATGTGTTATTCGCGTGTTTATTTTATTTTGCTTGTAGTAATTACCGTTCCACCTAAGCTTTTTCAGGTGGAACTATAAGTTATAATTCTTAACCACTGAGTCAGCCAATCAGGCTTGATGAAACAACGGAAGTGCCTGCAGATGAACAACCATGAGAAATTATTGTCTAATGTAGTTGAGGGAAAGAGGTCTTGGGCCGAAGTCAAGTCTGTCCTTTCCGAATATAATGTGCACGATTCCCAAGCGGGTAAAAAGGACACAAGGGGAGGAAAGCTGTTTGAAGTATTCACCAAGTACTACTTCCTTGCCTCACCCACAGAATCATGTAACTTCAGAAACGTATGGCTGTTTGAGGAGACTCCTATCCTTGTCCGAAAGAAGCTAAACTTGGGTAGCGTTGATTACGGTGTAGACCTGGTGCTTGAAGATGCCCACTCAAACTATTGGGTAGTACAGTGCAAGTTCAGGAATGATGAGACATCCTCCCTGAACTGGTCTTCAGACAAAATAGCCAACCTGTTTGCCTATTGTCCAGATGCATATGGCTACATCGTTTTCTCGAATGCGGCAAACCTAGATGCTGTATCTAGGACACGGTACAGCAACAGATTCTCCTTCTACTCTGCAGCCGACTTATACGCCCTTGAGAAGCACACCATACTTGAAATTTGCAGGCGACTAACTGGTCAGCCACCTAAAGCAAGGAAGCACCTTGAGCCTCTCCCGCACCAGTTGGAGGCCATCAATAGCTGTGTGAAGCGATTTGAGCATGAAGAGCGTGGGCAGCTGATCCTACCATGCGGGGCCGGTAAAACACTGACAGCCCTGTGGATTAAGGAGAAGCTAAACAGTCATAACACATTGGTACTGGTACCGTCCCTTGCCCTGTTGCGACAGCTGAAGAATGATTGGGCTAAGGAGAGAATAACAAGCTACCAGTACTTATGTGTATGCTCTGAGGACACCATTAATCAGGATGTTGATGGTGATGACACAACTGTAACAAACACTTACGAACTCGGGATAAACGTAACAACTGATCCTGCTGAGATTAAGCAGTTTCTCTTGATAGGTGAAGAAGAGAGAGTTATTTTCTCAACCTATCACTCTCTTTCCTCCATCTCAGAGGCTATATGCGGAACTAGCTTCCAGTTTGATCTCATCTTCTGCGATGAGGCGCACAAGACGGCTGGTGTGGGAATGAACAAGTTTAGCCTAGTTCATGATAATACAAAAGTGCCTTCCCAGAGAAGGCTCTATGCGACAGCGACACCCAGAATAGTAAAGGAGTCCCTGAAAAAGAAGCTTGGGGAGGACTTGAAGTATGCTTATGACATGAACGACCCAGAAACATTCGGAGAGGAGTTTTATAGAATGACGTTCAAGGAGGCCATTGAAAGTGATATTCTAGTGGACTACAAGATAATAGCTATCGGGGTAAAAGATGCAGAGCTAAAAAAGTACATTGACGAGAGGCGGTTTGTAGATACGAAAGTGACCGTAGATGAGATGGCCAACAACTATGCTTTGGAGCACATCATGTCCAGGTATGGTGCGAGCCATGCTCTGACATTTCACTCAAGAGTAGCCTTGGCTGAGAATTTCTCCACACGCCATAGAAACCTGTTTCCCGACACGATTGCATATTCTGTTAATGGGAAGCAAACGACAAGTCACAGAAACCTAGTGCTGGAGGAGTTCAAGCGTTCAGAGAAAGCGGTAGTGTCCAATGCCCGTTGCTTGACTGAAGGTGTGGATGTGCCTACCATAGACTTGGTATATTTTTGTGATCCCAAAAGCTCAAAGGTTGACATTGTGCAGGCTGTTGGCAGGGCATTGAGAAAGAACAGGATAAATCCGGACAGTAAAAAAGAGGGGCTTGTCGTGGTGCCAGTGTTTCACTCTGACAGAGACAGCGTCGGAGAATCCATAAGTAACAGCTCATTCAAGAACTTGCTGCAGGTCATCAGGTCGCTCTGCGATCAGGATGAAAGGCTACAGGATGAGATAAATCGGTTGGCCCTTGGCAAGGGCAGGCGCAATTCTGGGAAGATTAGCATAGAGGATGCTTTCTTCTCCGAGGAGCAGGGGGTGATACTTTTAGAGGGGTTCGAGCAGAAACTGAAAGACTCTTTATTCGGGCAGATTGTGGAGCGAGCCTCCAATAACTGGGACCTGTTCTTTCTGCAGCTACAGGAATACATCAGCGAACACAACGAGTATCCAAATGAGAAGGAGAGCCCTGAGCTTTACAGGTGGGTAGCCCAGCAGAGAGTTAGGAGGAAAAGCGGAGCTCTGAAAAACGAGGAAATAAGAAAGCTTGACTCCATCGATTTCATTTGGGACCAGCAGGAGTGGAAATGGAACAGGATGTATGAAGAACTGGTGAACTATGCTGTCTCAAATGAGTTTGAGCCGTCAAAGGAGGAAGAGCCTGAGCTGTACAAATGGTATAAAGTAGTTAAGGCACAAGTTGCCAAAGGAAAGCTAAGAAAGGACAGGCTTGAGAGGTTCAACCGAATTGCCTTCTCAGGGTCTTCCATTGATAGAAAATGGGCCTCCCAGTACGAGAGGTTGGTGCAGTTCAGGAAGCAAAATCCAGAGCGGTGGCCGAGATACGACAGAAATCATACGGGTTCAGAGGAAAGCAAACTAGGGGTATTCTGCCAGATGGTAAGAAAGGGCTTCAAGAACAATGACCTGAGCACCTATTGGTTTGACATGCTGGCCAAGATTGACTTCAGCTTTGAAGGAGGGGCCGATACATGGAACAGGTACTACAACGAGGTTAAGGAGCAAATTGCCTCGAAGGATAAACTATCAGTGGATGATATTGGTGTCAATGCTTACACCTGGCTAACGAGGAATCACAAAAAGCTGCAGGAGGGTTCTCTTTCGGACGGTAGGGCAAAGAAAATACAGGAGCTTGGCCTTGACAGGTTCTTCATAACTTGGGATGAAGTGTTCGATAGGGTGCGGCTCTTTGTGGAGGTAAACGGGAGAACCCCAACGTATAAGGCAGACAAGCAGCTATACTCTTGGCTACAATCACAGCGGACTCGATACCAAAACGGGAACCTGCATCCAGAACAGATTGAAAAACTAGGCTCTGTAAAGTTCGATTTAGAGGGACAGGGAAAAGAGGCCAATGAGCAGAAGTGGCTCTATAAACTCGATAGTTACCAGAGTTTCCTCGAGCAGAATGGCCGGGAGCCAAGCTACTTCAACGGTGAAGGGGAAAAGCAGCTGTACAATTGGGCCGCTGCGCAGAGAGCAGCAATGGCAGGTAACCTAAGAAACCGTAAGCCACTGTCAGAGTTCAGGGTGGAGAGGCTTAATGCAATAAACTTTAACTGGGTAGGTGA is a genomic window containing:
- a CDS encoding helix-turn-helix domain-containing protein; amino-acid sequence: MERGEINPTLSTLHALSKALNINFCKLLTL
- a CDS encoding DEAD/DEAH box helicase — encoded protein: MKQRKCLQMNNHEKLLSNVVEGKRSWAEVKSVLSEYNVHDSQAGKKDTRGGKLFEVFTKYYFLASPTESCNFRNVWLFEETPILVRKKLNLGSVDYGVDLVLEDAHSNYWVVQCKFRNDETSSLNWSSDKIANLFAYCPDAYGYIVFSNAANLDAVSRTRYSNRFSFYSAADLYALEKHTILEICRRLTGQPPKARKHLEPLPHQLEAINSCVKRFEHEERGQLILPCGAGKTLTALWIKEKLNSHNTLVLVPSLALLRQLKNDWAKERITSYQYLCVCSEDTINQDVDGDDTTVTNTYELGINVTTDPAEIKQFLLIGEEERVIFSTYHSLSSISEAICGTSFQFDLIFCDEAHKTAGVGMNKFSLVHDNTKVPSQRRLYATATPRIVKESLKKKLGEDLKYAYDMNDPETFGEEFYRMTFKEAIESDILVDYKIIAIGVKDAELKKYIDERRFVDTKVTVDEMANNYALEHIMSRYGASHALTFHSRVALAENFSTRHRNLFPDTIAYSVNGKQTTSHRNLVLEEFKRSEKAVVSNARCLTEGVDVPTIDLVYFCDPKSSKVDIVQAVGRALRKNRINPDSKKEGLVVVPVFHSDRDSVGESISNSSFKNLLQVIRSLCDQDERLQDEINRLALGKGRRNSGKISIEDAFFSEEQGVILLEGFEQKLKDSLFGQIVERASNNWDLFFLQLQEYISEHNEYPNEKESPELYRWVAQQRVRRKSGALKNEEIRKLDSIDFIWDQQEWKWNRMYEELVNYAVSNEFEPSKEEEPELYKWYKVVKAQVAKGKLRKDRLERFNRIAFSGSSIDRKWASQYERLVQFRKQNPERWPRYDRNHTGSEESKLGVFCQMVRKGFKNNDLSTYWFDMLAKIDFSFEGGADTWNRYYNEVKEQIASKDKLSVDDIGVNAYTWLTRNHKKLQEGSLSDGRAKKIQELGLDRFFITWDEVFDRVRLFVEVNGRTPTYKADKQLYSWLQSQRTRYQNGNLHPEQIEKLGSVKFDLEGQGKEANEQKWLYKLDSYQSFLEQNGREPSYFNGEGEKQLYNWAAAQRAAMAGNLRNRKPLSEFRVERLNAINFNWVGEGRKGANWNDKFKEFRDFVSREGLQNLPSIVDGKPFGIYRWWYRQITAYKQGNLDQGQVECFLELGINLAKVVGVEETDDKARRYEGRVVEVT